In Companilactobacillus allii, one genomic interval encodes:
- a CDS encoding class A sortase: MKKFFSIFGTVLLILVALALIFNEPIKEYAVSRISDYHLSSLTSSKVKKNEKKDGEFNFQKVKPLTATQVAKASVSNDAAVIGKMAVPSVGLYLPIVKGLSDDSLSTGGGTMKKDEKMGQNNYALAGHYMTNKGALFSPLENSQIGDKAYITNMKRVYTYKIFYKKIVPPTAVYLLDDTKGQKLLTLITCADGGTNRWAIQATLVSSVPANKATLSVFSK; the protein is encoded by the coding sequence ATGAAGAAATTCTTTTCTATATTTGGAACTGTGTTATTAATATTAGTAGCATTGGCTCTGATTTTTAATGAACCGATTAAAGAATATGCAGTTAGTCGTATTTCTGATTATCATTTGTCATCTTTGACCTCTTCTAAAGTGAAAAAAAATGAAAAAAAAGATGGCGAATTTAATTTCCAAAAAGTTAAACCATTAACGGCAACACAAGTGGCTAAAGCTTCCGTCAGCAATGATGCGGCGGTAATTGGGAAAATGGCTGTACCTTCAGTTGGTTTGTATCTTCCTATTGTAAAGGGATTAAGTGATGATTCTCTTTCAACTGGTGGCGGTACAATGAAAAAAGACGAAAAAATGGGGCAAAACAATTATGCACTAGCCGGTCATTATATGACTAATAAGGGTGCTTTGTTCTCACCACTCGAAAATTCTCAAATTGGTGATAAAGCATATATTACCAATATGAAACGAGTTTATACTTATAAGATTTTTTATAAAAAAATTGTTCCACCAACCGCGGTGTACTTGTTAGATGATACCAAAGGTCAAAAACTTTTAACATTGATAACTTGTGCTGACGGTGGTACTAATCGTTGGGCTATTCAAGCCACATTAGTAAGTAGTGTTCCAGCAAATAAAGCGACACTTTCAGTATTCTCTAAATAA